From one Eleginops maclovinus isolate JMC-PN-2008 ecotype Puerto Natales chromosome 7, JC_Emac_rtc_rv5, whole genome shotgun sequence genomic stretch:
- the eef1akmt1 gene encoding EEF1A lysine methyltransferase 1, with protein MSDSDDDVPALSAHTLAALQEFYNETSSSSTPSDQFAVGAVGEDWSMSQFWYSDETAAQLAEEAVREAGEGGRIACVSAPSVYQKLKQGTVSGSDRVSAVVLEYDRRFSTYGEDFLFYDYNEPLSLSNTPPQSFDFVLADPPYLSEECLSKVSQTVKYLSKGKVLLCTGAIMEKVAKELLDVKMCSFLPKHNKNLSNEFRCFVNYPSRLLSSTSD; from the exons ATGAGTGACAGCGACGATGACGTCCCGGCGCTGTCCGCTCACACACTGGCCGCCCTGCAGGAGTTCTACAACgagaccagcagcagcagcacaccaTCAGACCAGTTCGCTGTGGGAGCAGTGGGGGAGGACTGG agcATGAGTCAGTTCTGGTACAGTGACGAGACAGCTGCCCAGTTAGCAGAGGAGGCTGTACGAGAAGCTGGAGAGGGAGGCAG gataGCGTGTGTGAGTGCACCCAGTGTGTACCAGAAGCTGAAGCAGGGCACGGTGTCCGGCTCTGATCGAGTGTCTGCCGTCGTGTTGGAGTACGACCGCCGCTTCTCCACGTACGGCGAAGACTTCCTCTTCTACGACTACAACGAGCCGCTGTCCCTCTCCAACACGCCTCCTCAGAGCTTCGACTTCGTCCTCGCCGACCCGCCGTACCTCTCCGAGGAGTGTCTGAGCAAAGTTTCCCAAACTGTGAAGTACCTGAGCAAAGGAAAAGTGCTGCTGTGTACAG GAGCCATCATGGAGAAAGTGGCCAAAGAGCTCCTGGATGTGAAAATGTGCAGCTTCCTGCCAAAACACAACAAGAACTTATCCAACGAGTTTCGCTGTTTCGTCAACTATCCGTCTCGGCTGCTGTCCTCAACCTCTGACTga